The proteins below are encoded in one region of Rhododendron vialii isolate Sample 1 chromosome 7a, ASM3025357v1:
- the LOC131331918 gene encoding peptidyl-prolyl cis-trans isomerase CYP95-like isoform X2: MAVEVARFSSHLHALVFCLISVEERSSNCSCIFYQIIADTCLVLWSLSTKKMSKKNPLVFLDVSIDGDPAEKMVFELFSDIAPKTAENFRALCTGEKGIGPKSGKTLHYKGSFFHRVIKGSMAQGGDFMKRDGSFGESIYGEKFPDESPSKLKHDERGLLSMAVADRDARGSLFIITFKPNPHLDRKCIVFGKLVQGSEVLKKIENVGDEDGNGIPAVTVKIINCGEFHDEKKKANKLKMGKDASSEANSLEARRRGKHKKSSRERRKKRRRYYTSESDTSSDSETESSESDSDSDSYLSSSSDLSSSSDDRRKKRKRSSKRDRYKRGKKRDKRREKKRRRRDKRSKRRSRRTSDSLTDTESEGKSGSSSDDHGAGVRGPDGKHNNHVGDQATSVEERAVPIPLKNGEATSILEREEGEYPKENGERRSNGVELHIKSNRSADGPDVVYNHQGNSRSRSITPKRAMSKSMSISPKRSLSKSPSVSPRQRVSRSPTVDKSPPVSGRSRSISRSPVRSGSSRSPLRSVSRSPVKSIRRTPTASPQRISSRKSSRKSVSRSPVRVVKSVSRSPVRSYRRSVSRSSGRAPSRRSPSRSPIRPLARNNRRSPSRSPVNGGRRARSPMSDRGRSSSRSATPNGSPKRIRRGRGFSQRYSYARRYRTPSQSPVRSHRYGGRGDRDRYYRRSPRRYRSPPRVRTPPRYRGRRSRTRSPVSRSPVRYRDRRYSRSPIHSPSPVETSRFRDSPPPRAERRRSPSHSRSSSVSKSSLDSPSPKRATKEKSRSSSGSPQGKKGLVSYGDGSPDSGQR; the protein is encoded by the exons ATGGCAGTAGAAGTAGCTAGGTTTTCCTCCCACTTACACGCACTTGTCTTTTGTCTCATTTCTGTGGAGGAGAGAAGCAGCAATTGTAGCTGCATCTTCTATCAG ATCATTGCTGATACTTGCTTGGTGTTGTGGTCCTTGAGTACGAAGAAAATGAGCAAGAAGAACCCATTAGTGTTTTTGGACGTATCTATCGATGGAGATCCCGCTGAAAAGATGGTTTTTGAG CTTTTCTCTGACATTGCTCCCAAGACTGCAGAAAATTTCCGTGCACTCTGTACAG GGGAGAAGGGAATCGGTCCTAAGAGTGGAAAAACCCTACACTACAAAGGATCGTTTTTTCATCGTGTTATCAAAGGATCGATGGCTCAG GGTGGCGATTTCATGAAACGAGATG GGAGTTTTGGAGAGAGCATATACGGCGAAAAGTTTCCAG ATGAGTCGCCATCCAAGCTAAAGCATGATGAGCGTGGTCTTCTATCAATGGCAGTGGCAGATCGTGATGCACGTGGTTCGTTATTCATAATCACCTTCAAGCCTAATCCTCATCTTGACAG GAAGTGTATAGTGTTTGGGAAACTCGTGCAAGGGTCTGAAGTTCTGAAGAAGATTGAGAATGTGGGAGATGAAGACGGGAACGGGATACCTGCTGTCACTGTGAAGATCATCAATTGTGGTGAATTCCATGATG AGAAAAAGAAAGCCAATAAATTGAAAATGGGAAAGGATGCTTCTTCGGAGGCTAATAGTCTTGAAGCTCGTCGCAGAGGAAAGCACAAGAAATCttcaagagagagaaggaaaaagaggagaagaTATTATACATCTGAGTCAGATACTTCTTCAGATAGTGAGACAGAATCATCAGAATCTGATAGTGATTCTGACTCATATCTCTCGTCATCGTCTGACTTGAGTTCTTCAAGTGATGACAGGCGAAAGAAGAGAAAGCGATCTTCTAAGAGGGACAGATATAAACGTGGAAAGAAGAGAGACAAACGACGTGAAAAAAAGAGGCGGCGGCGCGATAAGAGATCAAAGCGCAGGTCAAGAAG AACATCTGATAGTCTTACTGATACTGAGAGTGAGGGCAAAAGTGGAAGTAGCTCAGATGATCATGGTGCTGGCGTGAGGGGCCCAGATGGGAAGCATAATAACCATG TTGGAGATCAGGCTACTTCGGTTGAGGAGAGAGCTGTTCCTATTCCTCTTAAAAATGGAGAAGCGACTAGTATACTTGAAAGGGAAGAGGGTGAATACCCGAAGGAAAATGGAGAGCGGCGAAGCAATGGAGTAGAATTGCATATTAAGTCCAATAGAAGTGCAGATGGACCTGATGTAGTGTACAATCACCAAGGAAACTCAAG GAGCCGAAGCATTACTCCGAAAAGGGCCATGAGCAAGAGTATGAGTATTAGTCCCAAGAGGAGTTTGAGCAAGAGCCCGAGTGTGAGCCCTAGACAGCGTGTCAGCAGGAGTCCTACTGTTGATAAAAGCCCTCCAGTCTCAGGGAGAAGCAGGAGTATCAGCAGAAGCCCAGTTAGAAGCGGCAGTAGCAGAAGCCCATTAAGAAGTGTTAGCAGAAGTCCAGTGAAAAGCATTAGGAGGACTCCCACAGCATCTCCACAAAGAATCTCATCGAGGAAGTCGTCACGAAAGTCAGTGAGCAGAAGCCCTGTAAGAGTTGTGAAAAGTGTGAGCAGAAGCCCAGTTAGGTCTTATCGAAGAAGTGTGAGCAGAAGCTCTGGTAGGGCTCCTTCCCGGAGAAGCCCTAGCAGGAGTCCAATTAGGCCACTGGCAAGAAATAATCGTCGCAGCCCTTCAAGGAGTCCTGTAAATGGAGGACGCAGGGCAAGGTCTCCTATGTCTGATCGTGGAAGGAGCTCATCCAGAAGTGCTACTCCAAATGGGTCTCCCAAGCGTATCAGAAGGGGGAGGGGATTCAGTCAGCGATACTCTTATGCACGTAGATACAGAACCCCTTCTCAGTCCCCTGTGAGGTCCCACCGTTATGGTGGTAGAGGAGATCGCGACAG ATATTACAGGAGATCCCCTAGGCGTTACAGGAGCCCACCCAGAGTGAGAACTCCTCCAAG GTACAGAGGCAGAAGAAGCAGGACCCGGAGCCCTGTATCTCGGAGCCCAGTCCGTTACCGAGACCGCCGTTACAGCCGCAGTCCCATTCACAGTCCCTCTCCTGTTGAGACATCTAGGTTCCGTGATTCCCCACCACCACGTGCTGAAAGGCGGAGGTCACCTTCTCACAGCCGGAGCTCGTCTGTGTCGAAATCTTCCCTTGACTCCCCATCGCCCAAACGGGCTACCAAAGAAAAGTCAA
- the LOC131331918 gene encoding peptidyl-prolyl cis-trans isomerase CYP95-like isoform X1, translated as MAVEVARFSSHLHALVFCLISVEERSSNCSCIFYQIIADTCLVLWSLSTKKMSKKNPLVFLDVSIDGDPAEKMVFELFSDIAPKTAENFRALCTGEKGIGPKSGKTLHYKGSFFHRVIKGSMAQGGDFMKRDGSFGESIYGEKFPDESPSKLKHDERGLLSMAVADRDARGSLFIITFKPNPHLDRKCIVFGKLVQGSEVLKKIENVGDEDGNGIPAVTVKIINCGEFHDEKKKANKLKMGKDASSEANSLEARRRGKHKKSSRERRKKRRRYYTSESDTSSDSETESSESDSDSDSYLSSSSDLSSSSDDRRKKRKRSSKRDRYKRGKKRDKRREKKRRRRDKRSKRRSRRTSDSLTDTESEGKSGSSSDDHGAGVRGPDGKHNNHGEITVGDQATSVEERAVPIPLKNGEATSILEREEGEYPKENGERRSNGVELHIKSNRSADGPDVVYNHQGNSRSRSITPKRAMSKSMSISPKRSLSKSPSVSPRQRVSRSPTVDKSPPVSGRSRSISRSPVRSGSSRSPLRSVSRSPVKSIRRTPTASPQRISSRKSSRKSVSRSPVRVVKSVSRSPVRSYRRSVSRSSGRAPSRRSPSRSPIRPLARNNRRSPSRSPVNGGRRARSPMSDRGRSSSRSATPNGSPKRIRRGRGFSQRYSYARRYRTPSQSPVRSHRYGGRGDRDRYYRRSPRRYRSPPRVRTPPRYRGRRSRTRSPVSRSPVRYRDRRYSRSPIHSPSPVETSRFRDSPPPRAERRRSPSHSRSSSVSKSSLDSPSPKRATKEKSRSSSGSPQGKKGLVSYGDGSPDSGQR; from the exons ATGGCAGTAGAAGTAGCTAGGTTTTCCTCCCACTTACACGCACTTGTCTTTTGTCTCATTTCTGTGGAGGAGAGAAGCAGCAATTGTAGCTGCATCTTCTATCAG ATCATTGCTGATACTTGCTTGGTGTTGTGGTCCTTGAGTACGAAGAAAATGAGCAAGAAGAACCCATTAGTGTTTTTGGACGTATCTATCGATGGAGATCCCGCTGAAAAGATGGTTTTTGAG CTTTTCTCTGACATTGCTCCCAAGACTGCAGAAAATTTCCGTGCACTCTGTACAG GGGAGAAGGGAATCGGTCCTAAGAGTGGAAAAACCCTACACTACAAAGGATCGTTTTTTCATCGTGTTATCAAAGGATCGATGGCTCAG GGTGGCGATTTCATGAAACGAGATG GGAGTTTTGGAGAGAGCATATACGGCGAAAAGTTTCCAG ATGAGTCGCCATCCAAGCTAAAGCATGATGAGCGTGGTCTTCTATCAATGGCAGTGGCAGATCGTGATGCACGTGGTTCGTTATTCATAATCACCTTCAAGCCTAATCCTCATCTTGACAG GAAGTGTATAGTGTTTGGGAAACTCGTGCAAGGGTCTGAAGTTCTGAAGAAGATTGAGAATGTGGGAGATGAAGACGGGAACGGGATACCTGCTGTCACTGTGAAGATCATCAATTGTGGTGAATTCCATGATG AGAAAAAGAAAGCCAATAAATTGAAAATGGGAAAGGATGCTTCTTCGGAGGCTAATAGTCTTGAAGCTCGTCGCAGAGGAAAGCACAAGAAATCttcaagagagagaaggaaaaagaggagaagaTATTATACATCTGAGTCAGATACTTCTTCAGATAGTGAGACAGAATCATCAGAATCTGATAGTGATTCTGACTCATATCTCTCGTCATCGTCTGACTTGAGTTCTTCAAGTGATGACAGGCGAAAGAAGAGAAAGCGATCTTCTAAGAGGGACAGATATAAACGTGGAAAGAAGAGAGACAAACGACGTGAAAAAAAGAGGCGGCGGCGCGATAAGAGATCAAAGCGCAGGTCAAGAAG AACATCTGATAGTCTTACTGATACTGAGAGTGAGGGCAAAAGTGGAAGTAGCTCAGATGATCATGGTGCTGGCGTGAGGGGCCCAGATGGGAAGCATAATAACCATGGTGAGATAACT GTTGGAGATCAGGCTACTTCGGTTGAGGAGAGAGCTGTTCCTATTCCTCTTAAAAATGGAGAAGCGACTAGTATACTTGAAAGGGAAGAGGGTGAATACCCGAAGGAAAATGGAGAGCGGCGAAGCAATGGAGTAGAATTGCATATTAAGTCCAATAGAAGTGCAGATGGACCTGATGTAGTGTACAATCACCAAGGAAACTCAAG GAGCCGAAGCATTACTCCGAAAAGGGCCATGAGCAAGAGTATGAGTATTAGTCCCAAGAGGAGTTTGAGCAAGAGCCCGAGTGTGAGCCCTAGACAGCGTGTCAGCAGGAGTCCTACTGTTGATAAAAGCCCTCCAGTCTCAGGGAGAAGCAGGAGTATCAGCAGAAGCCCAGTTAGAAGCGGCAGTAGCAGAAGCCCATTAAGAAGTGTTAGCAGAAGTCCAGTGAAAAGCATTAGGAGGACTCCCACAGCATCTCCACAAAGAATCTCATCGAGGAAGTCGTCACGAAAGTCAGTGAGCAGAAGCCCTGTAAGAGTTGTGAAAAGTGTGAGCAGAAGCCCAGTTAGGTCTTATCGAAGAAGTGTGAGCAGAAGCTCTGGTAGGGCTCCTTCCCGGAGAAGCCCTAGCAGGAGTCCAATTAGGCCACTGGCAAGAAATAATCGTCGCAGCCCTTCAAGGAGTCCTGTAAATGGAGGACGCAGGGCAAGGTCTCCTATGTCTGATCGTGGAAGGAGCTCATCCAGAAGTGCTACTCCAAATGGGTCTCCCAAGCGTATCAGAAGGGGGAGGGGATTCAGTCAGCGATACTCTTATGCACGTAGATACAGAACCCCTTCTCAGTCCCCTGTGAGGTCCCACCGTTATGGTGGTAGAGGAGATCGCGACAG ATATTACAGGAGATCCCCTAGGCGTTACAGGAGCCCACCCAGAGTGAGAACTCCTCCAAG GTACAGAGGCAGAAGAAGCAGGACCCGGAGCCCTGTATCTCGGAGCCCAGTCCGTTACCGAGACCGCCGTTACAGCCGCAGTCCCATTCACAGTCCCTCTCCTGTTGAGACATCTAGGTTCCGTGATTCCCCACCACCACGTGCTGAAAGGCGGAGGTCACCTTCTCACAGCCGGAGCTCGTCTGTGTCGAAATCTTCCCTTGACTCCCCATCGCCCAAACGGGCTACCAAAGAAAAGTCAA
- the LOC131331918 gene encoding peptidyl-prolyl cis-trans isomerase CYP95-like isoform X3, protein MSKKNPLVFLDVSIDGDPAEKMVFELFSDIAPKTAENFRALCTGEKGIGPKSGKTLHYKGSFFHRVIKGSMAQGGDFMKRDGSFGESIYGEKFPDESPSKLKHDERGLLSMAVADRDARGSLFIITFKPNPHLDRKCIVFGKLVQGSEVLKKIENVGDEDGNGIPAVTVKIINCGEFHDEKKKANKLKMGKDASSEANSLEARRRGKHKKSSRERRKKRRRYYTSESDTSSDSETESSESDSDSDSYLSSSSDLSSSSDDRRKKRKRSSKRDRYKRGKKRDKRREKKRRRRDKRSKRRSRRTSDSLTDTESEGKSGSSSDDHGAGVRGPDGKHNNHGEITVGDQATSVEERAVPIPLKNGEATSILEREEGEYPKENGERRSNGVELHIKSNRSADGPDVVYNHQGNSRSRSITPKRAMSKSMSISPKRSLSKSPSVSPRQRVSRSPTVDKSPPVSGRSRSISRSPVRSGSSRSPLRSVSRSPVKSIRRTPTASPQRISSRKSSRKSVSRSPVRVVKSVSRSPVRSYRRSVSRSSGRAPSRRSPSRSPIRPLARNNRRSPSRSPVNGGRRARSPMSDRGRSSSRSATPNGSPKRIRRGRGFSQRYSYARRYRTPSQSPVRSHRYGGRGDRDRYYRRSPRRYRSPPRVRTPPRYRGRRSRTRSPVSRSPVRYRDRRYSRSPIHSPSPVETSRFRDSPPPRAERRRSPSHSRSSSVSKSSLDSPSPKRATKEKSRSSSGSPQGKKGLVSYGDGSPDSGQR, encoded by the exons ATGAGCAAGAAGAACCCATTAGTGTTTTTGGACGTATCTATCGATGGAGATCCCGCTGAAAAGATGGTTTTTGAG CTTTTCTCTGACATTGCTCCCAAGACTGCAGAAAATTTCCGTGCACTCTGTACAG GGGAGAAGGGAATCGGTCCTAAGAGTGGAAAAACCCTACACTACAAAGGATCGTTTTTTCATCGTGTTATCAAAGGATCGATGGCTCAG GGTGGCGATTTCATGAAACGAGATG GGAGTTTTGGAGAGAGCATATACGGCGAAAAGTTTCCAG ATGAGTCGCCATCCAAGCTAAAGCATGATGAGCGTGGTCTTCTATCAATGGCAGTGGCAGATCGTGATGCACGTGGTTCGTTATTCATAATCACCTTCAAGCCTAATCCTCATCTTGACAG GAAGTGTATAGTGTTTGGGAAACTCGTGCAAGGGTCTGAAGTTCTGAAGAAGATTGAGAATGTGGGAGATGAAGACGGGAACGGGATACCTGCTGTCACTGTGAAGATCATCAATTGTGGTGAATTCCATGATG AGAAAAAGAAAGCCAATAAATTGAAAATGGGAAAGGATGCTTCTTCGGAGGCTAATAGTCTTGAAGCTCGTCGCAGAGGAAAGCACAAGAAATCttcaagagagagaaggaaaaagaggagaagaTATTATACATCTGAGTCAGATACTTCTTCAGATAGTGAGACAGAATCATCAGAATCTGATAGTGATTCTGACTCATATCTCTCGTCATCGTCTGACTTGAGTTCTTCAAGTGATGACAGGCGAAAGAAGAGAAAGCGATCTTCTAAGAGGGACAGATATAAACGTGGAAAGAAGAGAGACAAACGACGTGAAAAAAAGAGGCGGCGGCGCGATAAGAGATCAAAGCGCAGGTCAAGAAG AACATCTGATAGTCTTACTGATACTGAGAGTGAGGGCAAAAGTGGAAGTAGCTCAGATGATCATGGTGCTGGCGTGAGGGGCCCAGATGGGAAGCATAATAACCATGGTGAGATAACT GTTGGAGATCAGGCTACTTCGGTTGAGGAGAGAGCTGTTCCTATTCCTCTTAAAAATGGAGAAGCGACTAGTATACTTGAAAGGGAAGAGGGTGAATACCCGAAGGAAAATGGAGAGCGGCGAAGCAATGGAGTAGAATTGCATATTAAGTCCAATAGAAGTGCAGATGGACCTGATGTAGTGTACAATCACCAAGGAAACTCAAG GAGCCGAAGCATTACTCCGAAAAGGGCCATGAGCAAGAGTATGAGTATTAGTCCCAAGAGGAGTTTGAGCAAGAGCCCGAGTGTGAGCCCTAGACAGCGTGTCAGCAGGAGTCCTACTGTTGATAAAAGCCCTCCAGTCTCAGGGAGAAGCAGGAGTATCAGCAGAAGCCCAGTTAGAAGCGGCAGTAGCAGAAGCCCATTAAGAAGTGTTAGCAGAAGTCCAGTGAAAAGCATTAGGAGGACTCCCACAGCATCTCCACAAAGAATCTCATCGAGGAAGTCGTCACGAAAGTCAGTGAGCAGAAGCCCTGTAAGAGTTGTGAAAAGTGTGAGCAGAAGCCCAGTTAGGTCTTATCGAAGAAGTGTGAGCAGAAGCTCTGGTAGGGCTCCTTCCCGGAGAAGCCCTAGCAGGAGTCCAATTAGGCCACTGGCAAGAAATAATCGTCGCAGCCCTTCAAGGAGTCCTGTAAATGGAGGACGCAGGGCAAGGTCTCCTATGTCTGATCGTGGAAGGAGCTCATCCAGAAGTGCTACTCCAAATGGGTCTCCCAAGCGTATCAGAAGGGGGAGGGGATTCAGTCAGCGATACTCTTATGCACGTAGATACAGAACCCCTTCTCAGTCCCCTGTGAGGTCCCACCGTTATGGTGGTAGAGGAGATCGCGACAG ATATTACAGGAGATCCCCTAGGCGTTACAGGAGCCCACCCAGAGTGAGAACTCCTCCAAG GTACAGAGGCAGAAGAAGCAGGACCCGGAGCCCTGTATCTCGGAGCCCAGTCCGTTACCGAGACCGCCGTTACAGCCGCAGTCCCATTCACAGTCCCTCTCCTGTTGAGACATCTAGGTTCCGTGATTCCCCACCACCACGTGCTGAAAGGCGGAGGTCACCTTCTCACAGCCGGAGCTCGTCTGTGTCGAAATCTTCCCTTGACTCCCCATCGCCCAAACGGGCTACCAAAGAAAAGTCAA
- the LOC131331918 gene encoding peptidyl-prolyl cis-trans isomerase CYP95-like isoform X4: MKRDGSFGESIYGEKFPDESPSKLKHDERGLLSMAVADRDARGSLFIITFKPNPHLDRKCIVFGKLVQGSEVLKKIENVGDEDGNGIPAVTVKIINCGEFHDEKKKANKLKMGKDASSEANSLEARRRGKHKKSSRERRKKRRRYYTSESDTSSDSETESSESDSDSDSYLSSSSDLSSSSDDRRKKRKRSSKRDRYKRGKKRDKRREKKRRRRDKRSKRRSRRTSDSLTDTESEGKSGSSSDDHGAGVRGPDGKHNNHGEITVGDQATSVEERAVPIPLKNGEATSILEREEGEYPKENGERRSNGVELHIKSNRSADGPDVVYNHQGNSRSRSITPKRAMSKSMSISPKRSLSKSPSVSPRQRVSRSPTVDKSPPVSGRSRSISRSPVRSGSSRSPLRSVSRSPVKSIRRTPTASPQRISSRKSSRKSVSRSPVRVVKSVSRSPVRSYRRSVSRSSGRAPSRRSPSRSPIRPLARNNRRSPSRSPVNGGRRARSPMSDRGRSSSRSATPNGSPKRIRRGRGFSQRYSYARRYRTPSQSPVRSHRYGGRGDRDRYYRRSPRRYRSPPRVRTPPRYRGRRSRTRSPVSRSPVRYRDRRYSRSPIHSPSPVETSRFRDSPPPRAERRRSPSHSRSSSVSKSSLDSPSPKRATKEKSRSSSGSPQGKKGLVSYGDGSPDSGQR, translated from the exons ATGAAACGAGATG GGAGTTTTGGAGAGAGCATATACGGCGAAAAGTTTCCAG ATGAGTCGCCATCCAAGCTAAAGCATGATGAGCGTGGTCTTCTATCAATGGCAGTGGCAGATCGTGATGCACGTGGTTCGTTATTCATAATCACCTTCAAGCCTAATCCTCATCTTGACAG GAAGTGTATAGTGTTTGGGAAACTCGTGCAAGGGTCTGAAGTTCTGAAGAAGATTGAGAATGTGGGAGATGAAGACGGGAACGGGATACCTGCTGTCACTGTGAAGATCATCAATTGTGGTGAATTCCATGATG AGAAAAAGAAAGCCAATAAATTGAAAATGGGAAAGGATGCTTCTTCGGAGGCTAATAGTCTTGAAGCTCGTCGCAGAGGAAAGCACAAGAAATCttcaagagagagaaggaaaaagaggagaagaTATTATACATCTGAGTCAGATACTTCTTCAGATAGTGAGACAGAATCATCAGAATCTGATAGTGATTCTGACTCATATCTCTCGTCATCGTCTGACTTGAGTTCTTCAAGTGATGACAGGCGAAAGAAGAGAAAGCGATCTTCTAAGAGGGACAGATATAAACGTGGAAAGAAGAGAGACAAACGACGTGAAAAAAAGAGGCGGCGGCGCGATAAGAGATCAAAGCGCAGGTCAAGAAG AACATCTGATAGTCTTACTGATACTGAGAGTGAGGGCAAAAGTGGAAGTAGCTCAGATGATCATGGTGCTGGCGTGAGGGGCCCAGATGGGAAGCATAATAACCATGGTGAGATAACT GTTGGAGATCAGGCTACTTCGGTTGAGGAGAGAGCTGTTCCTATTCCTCTTAAAAATGGAGAAGCGACTAGTATACTTGAAAGGGAAGAGGGTGAATACCCGAAGGAAAATGGAGAGCGGCGAAGCAATGGAGTAGAATTGCATATTAAGTCCAATAGAAGTGCAGATGGACCTGATGTAGTGTACAATCACCAAGGAAACTCAAG GAGCCGAAGCATTACTCCGAAAAGGGCCATGAGCAAGAGTATGAGTATTAGTCCCAAGAGGAGTTTGAGCAAGAGCCCGAGTGTGAGCCCTAGACAGCGTGTCAGCAGGAGTCCTACTGTTGATAAAAGCCCTCCAGTCTCAGGGAGAAGCAGGAGTATCAGCAGAAGCCCAGTTAGAAGCGGCAGTAGCAGAAGCCCATTAAGAAGTGTTAGCAGAAGTCCAGTGAAAAGCATTAGGAGGACTCCCACAGCATCTCCACAAAGAATCTCATCGAGGAAGTCGTCACGAAAGTCAGTGAGCAGAAGCCCTGTAAGAGTTGTGAAAAGTGTGAGCAGAAGCCCAGTTAGGTCTTATCGAAGAAGTGTGAGCAGAAGCTCTGGTAGGGCTCCTTCCCGGAGAAGCCCTAGCAGGAGTCCAATTAGGCCACTGGCAAGAAATAATCGTCGCAGCCCTTCAAGGAGTCCTGTAAATGGAGGACGCAGGGCAAGGTCTCCTATGTCTGATCGTGGAAGGAGCTCATCCAGAAGTGCTACTCCAAATGGGTCTCCCAAGCGTATCAGAAGGGGGAGGGGATTCAGTCAGCGATACTCTTATGCACGTAGATACAGAACCCCTTCTCAGTCCCCTGTGAGGTCCCACCGTTATGGTGGTAGAGGAGATCGCGACAG ATATTACAGGAGATCCCCTAGGCGTTACAGGAGCCCACCCAGAGTGAGAACTCCTCCAAG GTACAGAGGCAGAAGAAGCAGGACCCGGAGCCCTGTATCTCGGAGCCCAGTCCGTTACCGAGACCGCCGTTACAGCCGCAGTCCCATTCACAGTCCCTCTCCTGTTGAGACATCTAGGTTCCGTGATTCCCCACCACCACGTGCTGAAAGGCGGAGGTCACCTTCTCACAGCCGGAGCTCGTCTGTGTCGAAATCTTCCCTTGACTCCCCATCGCCCAAACGGGCTACCAAAGAAAAGTCAA
- the LOC131331918 gene encoding peptidyl-prolyl cis-trans isomerase CYP95-like isoform X5 translates to MAVADRDARGSLFIITFKPNPHLDRKCIVFGKLVQGSEVLKKIENVGDEDGNGIPAVTVKIINCGEFHDEKKKANKLKMGKDASSEANSLEARRRGKHKKSSRERRKKRRRYYTSESDTSSDSETESSESDSDSDSYLSSSSDLSSSSDDRRKKRKRSSKRDRYKRGKKRDKRREKKRRRRDKRSKRRSRRTSDSLTDTESEGKSGSSSDDHGAGVRGPDGKHNNHGEITVGDQATSVEERAVPIPLKNGEATSILEREEGEYPKENGERRSNGVELHIKSNRSADGPDVVYNHQGNSRSRSITPKRAMSKSMSISPKRSLSKSPSVSPRQRVSRSPTVDKSPPVSGRSRSISRSPVRSGSSRSPLRSVSRSPVKSIRRTPTASPQRISSRKSSRKSVSRSPVRVVKSVSRSPVRSYRRSVSRSSGRAPSRRSPSRSPIRPLARNNRRSPSRSPVNGGRRARSPMSDRGRSSSRSATPNGSPKRIRRGRGFSQRYSYARRYRTPSQSPVRSHRYGGRGDRDRYYRRSPRRYRSPPRVRTPPRYRGRRSRTRSPVSRSPVRYRDRRYSRSPIHSPSPVETSRFRDSPPPRAERRRSPSHSRSSSVSKSSLDSPSPKRATKEKSRSSSGSPQGKKGLVSYGDGSPDSGQR, encoded by the exons ATGGCAGTGGCAGATCGTGATGCACGTGGTTCGTTATTCATAATCACCTTCAAGCCTAATCCTCATCTTGACAG GAAGTGTATAGTGTTTGGGAAACTCGTGCAAGGGTCTGAAGTTCTGAAGAAGATTGAGAATGTGGGAGATGAAGACGGGAACGGGATACCTGCTGTCACTGTGAAGATCATCAATTGTGGTGAATTCCATGATG AGAAAAAGAAAGCCAATAAATTGAAAATGGGAAAGGATGCTTCTTCGGAGGCTAATAGTCTTGAAGCTCGTCGCAGAGGAAAGCACAAGAAATCttcaagagagagaaggaaaaagaggagaagaTATTATACATCTGAGTCAGATACTTCTTCAGATAGTGAGACAGAATCATCAGAATCTGATAGTGATTCTGACTCATATCTCTCGTCATCGTCTGACTTGAGTTCTTCAAGTGATGACAGGCGAAAGAAGAGAAAGCGATCTTCTAAGAGGGACAGATATAAACGTGGAAAGAAGAGAGACAAACGACGTGAAAAAAAGAGGCGGCGGCGCGATAAGAGATCAAAGCGCAGGTCAAGAAG AACATCTGATAGTCTTACTGATACTGAGAGTGAGGGCAAAAGTGGAAGTAGCTCAGATGATCATGGTGCTGGCGTGAGGGGCCCAGATGGGAAGCATAATAACCATGGTGAGATAACT GTTGGAGATCAGGCTACTTCGGTTGAGGAGAGAGCTGTTCCTATTCCTCTTAAAAATGGAGAAGCGACTAGTATACTTGAAAGGGAAGAGGGTGAATACCCGAAGGAAAATGGAGAGCGGCGAAGCAATGGAGTAGAATTGCATATTAAGTCCAATAGAAGTGCAGATGGACCTGATGTAGTGTACAATCACCAAGGAAACTCAAG GAGCCGAAGCATTACTCCGAAAAGGGCCATGAGCAAGAGTATGAGTATTAGTCCCAAGAGGAGTTTGAGCAAGAGCCCGAGTGTGAGCCCTAGACAGCGTGTCAGCAGGAGTCCTACTGTTGATAAAAGCCCTCCAGTCTCAGGGAGAAGCAGGAGTATCAGCAGAAGCCCAGTTAGAAGCGGCAGTAGCAGAAGCCCATTAAGAAGTGTTAGCAGAAGTCCAGTGAAAAGCATTAGGAGGACTCCCACAGCATCTCCACAAAGAATCTCATCGAGGAAGTCGTCACGAAAGTCAGTGAGCAGAAGCCCTGTAAGAGTTGTGAAAAGTGTGAGCAGAAGCCCAGTTAGGTCTTATCGAAGAAGTGTGAGCAGAAGCTCTGGTAGGGCTCCTTCCCGGAGAAGCCCTAGCAGGAGTCCAATTAGGCCACTGGCAAGAAATAATCGTCGCAGCCCTTCAAGGAGTCCTGTAAATGGAGGACGCAGGGCAAGGTCTCCTATGTCTGATCGTGGAAGGAGCTCATCCAGAAGTGCTACTCCAAATGGGTCTCCCAAGCGTATCAGAAGGGGGAGGGGATTCAGTCAGCGATACTCTTATGCACGTAGATACAGAACCCCTTCTCAGTCCCCTGTGAGGTCCCACCGTTATGGTGGTAGAGGAGATCGCGACAG ATATTACAGGAGATCCCCTAGGCGTTACAGGAGCCCACCCAGAGTGAGAACTCCTCCAAG GTACAGAGGCAGAAGAAGCAGGACCCGGAGCCCTGTATCTCGGAGCCCAGTCCGTTACCGAGACCGCCGTTACAGCCGCAGTCCCATTCACAGTCCCTCTCCTGTTGAGACATCTAGGTTCCGTGATTCCCCACCACCACGTGCTGAAAGGCGGAGGTCACCTTCTCACAGCCGGAGCTCGTCTGTGTCGAAATCTTCCCTTGACTCCCCATCGCCCAAACGGGCTACCAAAGAAAAGTCAA